GCAGTGACATCAGAGAGGTTCTCACCGATGATGTCGGATCTGAGAATCAAAACCGAGGCAGGTTCGACCGGCTCACTCTCAGATGGAGTTTCTTCAGCGCTCGGCTCCTCAGTTTCGGTCTGAGTCGGGCTCGGGCTAGGAATCGAGTCTGTGTCTGGCTCAGACAAGATTGCAACAATCACGACAATCGCAGTCACGAGCAACAGCCCCAAAGTCGCAAGCCATGGCCAGACGATCGGTGCCTTTGGAAGCTCGGCGGTGTCGGTGGGGATGATCTCGGTTGCGGTGGTCTCGTCTTTACCCACCGGATAGCTTGGCGAGCTGTAACCGGGGCGGCGTTTTTCACGAAGCAGCGCCTCGGCTCTGATTGCTAGCGAGCTCGCAGACTCAGGTCTCTGATTTGGCTTTTTGGCGAGGCAGGAAAGCACCAGGTTCTGCACCCTAGGATCGATGTCCTCTGGCAGTGCTGGTGGCATCTCGTTGATGTGAGCCATCGCGATAGCCATCTGGTTTTCACCACCGAATGGGCGCTTGCCAGCCAGAGCCTCATAGGCAACAACTCCGAGTGAATAAAGGTCAGTTGACGGGGTGGATGGCTTACCCGTTGCCTGCTCGGGAGCTAGGTATTGCACGGTGCCCATCACCTGACCGGTCTTGGTCAACGGGACCTGGTCACCAACTCGGGCAATTCCAAAGTCGGTGATTTTTACCTTGCCCTCAGGGGTGATGAGCAGGTTTCCTGGCTTGATGTCGCGGTGGATCAGCCCTCTTGAGTGCGCAGCCGACA
The genomic region above belongs to Aquiluna sp. KACHI24 and contains:
- a CDS encoding serine/threonine-protein kinase yields the protein MKPAVGQLYGDRYRLKLRIAIGGMGEVWQAEDELILRQVAIKILKEEYLGDPLFLERFRSEAKSAALVEHEGIANVYDYGEDTGSAYLVMELVPGESMSRLIEREKRLSEEKVLDIIAQTARALSAAHSRGLIHRDIKPGNLLITPEGKVKITDFGIARVGDQVPLTKTGQVMGTVQYLAPEQATGKPSTPSTDLYSLGVVAYEALAGKRPFGGENQMAIAMAHINEMPPALPEDIDPRVQNLVLSCLAKKPNQRPESASSLAIRAEALLREKRRPGYSSPSYPVGKDETTATEIIPTDTAELPKAPIVWPWLATLGLLLVTAIVVIVAILSEPDTDSIPSPSPTQTETEEPSAEETPSESEPVEPASVLILRSDIIGENLSDVTARLTELGMKVNAIPGELIPGTDPRVRTVYAVSPTGNIERGTVVDVTYYVGEVSNLPVEIPEDPADPASESGNVIEGETQSEPVAGDQ